One segment of Rosa chinensis cultivar Old Blush chromosome 6, RchiOBHm-V2, whole genome shotgun sequence DNA contains the following:
- the LOC112171526 gene encoding G-type lectin S-receptor-like serine/threonine-protein kinase LECRK3 yields MAAIFLLLLLLLQVAAAQQGNISLGASLYPNNNSYWLSNSSQFAFGFYRQGNDLAVGIWFEKTNPKTIIWTANRDAVKQEPLPNDVQLTVSDKGVELISTNKNAFLIPISNSSQPAVRASMLDSGNFVLYNSDSNIIWQTFDVPTDTIVSGQRLLAGTKLISSFSNTNHASGRFQVFMQRDGNLVQYPIGPFTLSSNQYSYWNTGTFTAGNNVSLNLDQNEGLYLLDSTGFKIKSLFSLQKDLSMYRSYRLTIDADGILRLYSHSLVKNDSWSIDWSPTDSKCAPIGLCGLNSYCVLVDPEPSCVCLPGFVFIDEGQRYLGCKRNLSTVGCRGENETSYSIVDVDNIDWENTPYSILSLDKTACKEDCLMDCNCEVAIFMDQQCRKQKLPLRFGRTHRSDVVTTFVKKGTTDESSGTKRVSKGRKNINTIIFISSTATLTFSLVIMAITGVVIYRYRVWDYRKVTNSSGEGLIEGVTLRSYTYCELEKATKGFTNQVGKGAFGTVFKGVIGGREVAIKQLETVVDEGEREFCNEMNAIGRTHHKNLVKLLGYCHDGTNRLLVYEYMTNGSLADFFFKSYSGRPAWEERVSTALNVAQGILYLHEECDTQIIHCDIKPENILMTEQKCAKLADFGLAKLLKADQSRTYTGFRGTRGYVAPEWHRNMSITVKADVYSFGIVLLEIICCQRGSTMDIPEDQLTIENWMYRCLEANELDKLVKDDDDIDMSKLREMVKLGLCCIQEEPSLRPSMKKVVLMLEGNLEIPSPPNSFSSSH; encoded by the coding sequence ATGGCTgcaatttttcttttacttcttcttcttcttcaagttgCAGCTGCTCAACAAGGGAATATCAGCCTAGGTGCTTCTCTATATCCCAATAACAACTCATATTGGTTATCGAATTCAAGTCAGTTTGCCTTTGGCTTCTACAGGCAAGGAAATGACCTTGCTGTAGGCATCTGGTTCGAGAAAACCAATCCGAAAACAATCATCTGGACAGCAAATCGTGATGCTGTTAAACAAGAGCCACTTCCTAATGATGTTCAATTGACTGTGAGTGACAAAGGAGTGGAGCTCATTTCAACAAACAAGAATGCCTTCCTTATACCAATTTCAAATTCTTCGCAGCCTGCTGTCAGGGCCTCCATGCTTGATTCAGGTAACTTTGTCCTCTACAATTCTGATTCAAACATCATTTGGCAGACTTTTGATGTTCCAACAGATACCATTGTATCCGGGCAGCGTCTGTTGGCTGGAACAAAGCTCATCTCCTCCTTCTCGAACACGAATCACGCAAGTGGAAGGTTTCAAGTGTTCATGCAGAGAGATGGCAACCTGGTTCAGTATCCAATTGGTCCATTTACATTGAGTTCTAATCAATATTCTTATTGGAACACTGGGACATTCACAGCTGGGAACAATGTGTCCCTCAATCTTGATCAAAATGAGGGGCTCTATCTTCTTGATTCCACCGGTTTCAAGATAAAAAGTTTGTTTTCTCTTCAGAAAGACCTTTCTATGTATCGTAGCTATCGTCTGACGATTGATGCTGATGGAATACTCCGGTTGTACTCCCACAGTTTGGTTAAGAATGATTCCTGGTCAATTGATTGGTCACCAACTGATAGTAAGTGTGCTCCTATTGGCCTTTGTGGCCTAAATTCTTATTGTGTTCTTGTGGATCCGGAACCTTCCTGTGTATGTCTCCCTGGTTTCGTTTTCATCGACGAAGGCCAAAGATATTTAGGCTGCAAGAGGAACTTGAGTACAGTTGGTTGCAGAGGTGAGAATGAAACTTCATATTCTATTGTTGATGTGGATAACATAGATTGGGAAAACACTCCATACTCTATTCTATCATTGGATAAGACTGCTTGTAAAGAGGACTGTTTGATGGATTGTAACTGTGAAGTTGCGATATTTATGGACCAACAGTGTAGAAAACAAAAGCTCCCTCTACGATTTGGAAGAACTCACCGAAGCGATGTGGTGACAACCTTTGTCAAAAAGGGTACTACTGATGAGAGTTCAGGTACAAAAAGGGTGAGCAAGGGAAGAAAAAATATTAACACAATCATATTTATCAGCAGCACTGCAACTTTAACTTTTTCACTCGTTATTATGGCAATTACTGGTGTTGTTATATATAGATATCGTGTTTGGGATTACCGAAAGGTTACTAATTCATCTGGTGAAGGGTTAATTGAAGGTGTTACGCTGCGGTCATATACATATTGTGAACTTGAAAAGGCAACCAAAGGCTTCACCAATCAAGTGGGAAAAGGAGCTTTTGGGACAGTTTTTAAAGGGGTGATTGGTGGGCGAGAAGTGGCAATCAAGCAACTAGAGACAGTGGTGGATGAAGGAGAGCGAGAGTTTTGTAATGAGATGAATGCAAttgggagaactcatcacaaGAATCTAGTGAAATTGCTTGGTTACTGTCATGATGGAACAAATAGGCTTCTGGTTTATGAGTACATGACCAACGGCTCACTTGCGgatttctttttcaaatcttaTAGTGGAAGGCCAGCTTGGGAGGAAAGAGTCAGCACAGCCCTCAATGTAGCTCAAGGTATACTATATCTACATGAAGAGTGTGATACACAAATCATTCACTGTGACATCAAACCAGAAAATATACTGATGACTGAGCAGAAATGTGCAAAGCTTGCTGATTTCGGATTAGCCAAGTTGTTGAAAGCTGACCAATCCAGGACATATACTGGCTTCAGAGGAACCAGGGGTTATGTTGCCCCTGAGTGGCACAGGAACATGTCGATAACAGTGAAAGCAGACGTGTACAGCTTCGGGATTGTATTGTTGGAGATCATATGCTGTCAAAGAGGTTCGACTATGGACATACCTGAGGATCAATTAACTATTGAAAATTGGATGTACCGTTGTTTGGAGGCCAATGAACTGGATAAGCTagtgaaggatgatgatgacatTGACATGAGTAAACTACGGGAAATGGTTAAGCTTGGTCTTTGCTGCATCCAGGAGGAGCCATCATTGCGCCCTTCGATGAAGAAGGTGGTACTAATGCTGGAAGGGAATCTAGAGATACCATCCCCTCCAAATTCTTTCAGTTCCAGTCATTGA
- the LOC112170501 gene encoding probable methyltransferase PMT3 produces the protein MSRGRADDGSKKRLVTSVLILVIICGGLYMYTKGNGSTALEYSSKIRKFGSTYLGGDEEVDETPPKLGEDEDDGVILKSIPVCDDRHSELIPCLDRNLIYQTRLKLDLSLMEHYERHCPAPERRFNCLIPPPPGYKIPIKWPKSRDEVWKANIPHTHLAKEKSDQKWMVVKGEKIGFPGGGTHFHYGADKYIAAMANMLNFPKNNLNNEGNLRTVLDVGCGVASFGGYLLSSDIITMSLAPNDVHQNQIQFALERGIPAYLGVLGTKRLPYPSRSFELAHCSRCRIDWLQRDGILLLELDRVLRPGGYFAYSSPEAYAQDEEDLRIWKQMSALVERMCWKIAAKKNQTVIWEKPMTNDCYMAREPGTQPPLCKSDADPDATWDVKMEACITPYTEQIQRARGSGLAPWPARLTTPPPRLTDFGYSADVFEKDMEVWQQRVDNYWNLLSPKINPDTVRNVMDMKAHMGSFAASLRNKPVWVMNVVPEDGPNTLKIIYDRGLIGSIHSWCEAYSTYPRTYDLLHAWTVFSDVERKGCSAVDLMIEMDRIVRPKGFIIVRDKPRVVGYIKKYMKALHWEAVASADADQDEDDAVLIIQKKIWRTSESVRELE, from the exons ATGTCCCGGGGACGAGCTGATGATGGCTCAAAGAAACGTTTGGTCACCTCAGTTCTAATTTTGGTGATTATTTGTGGTGGGTTGTACATGTATACTAAAGGAAATGGTTCCACCGCTTTGGAGTATAGcagtaaaataagaaaatttggTTCTACTTACTTGGGTGGGGATGAAGAGGTTGACGAGACACCTCCCAAACTtggtgaagatgaagatgatggtgTTATACTGAAGAGCATACCA GTTTGTGATGATAGACATTCAGAATTAATTCCTTGCTTAGACAGAAACCTTATTTACCAGACAAGGTTGAAGTTGGATCTGTCTTTGATGGAACATTATGAGAGACACTGCCCTGCGCCTGAAAGGCGATTTAACTGTTTAATTCCTCCCCCACCTGGATACAAG ATCCCTATCAAGTGGCCTAAAAGCAGAGATGAGGTATGGAAAGCAAATATACCTCATACTCACCTTGCAAAAGAGAAGTCTGACCAAAAGTGGATGGTTGTCAAAGGTGAAAAGATTGGATTTCCTGGAGGAGGTACTCACTTTCATTATGGAGCTGATAAGTACATCGCAGCAATGGCTAAT ATGCTCAACTTTCCTAAGAATAATTTAAACAATGAGGGAAATCTTCGGACAGTCCTTGATGTTGGCTGTGGTGTTGCTAGTTTTGGAGGTTACCTGCTGTCTTCAGATATCATTACAATGTCCTTGGCACCTAATGATGTCCATCAAAATCAGATCCAGTTTGCTTTAGAAAGAGGAATTCCTGCATATCTTGGTGTTCTAGGGACAAAGAGACTCCCTTACCCAAGTCGATCTTTTGAACTGGCACATTGTTCTCGCTGTAGGATTGACTGGCTTCAAAGGGATGGGATACTTCTCCTTGAGCTAGATAGGGTACTCAGACCAGGAGGCTATTTTGCCTACTCATCTCCCGAAGCCTATGCACAGGATGAGGAGGATCTGAGAATATGGAAGCAGATGAGTGCCCTTGTGGAACGGATGTGTTGGAAAATAGCTGCTAAAAAGAACCAAACTGTTATTTGGGAAAAGCCCATGACTAATGATTGTTACATGGCAAGAGAGCCTGGAACTCAACCTCCGCTTTGTAAATCGGATGCTGATCCAGATGCCACGTGGGATGTGAAAATGGAGGCTTGCATCACTCCATACACTGAAC AAATTCAGAGAGCAAGGGGAAGTGGTTTGGCTCCTTGGCCTGCTCGATTGACAACACCTCCTCCCCGTCTTACTGACTTTGGCTATTCTGCCGATGTATTTGAAAAGGACATG GAAGTATGGCAGCAAAGAGTTGACAATTACTGGAATCTTTTGAGCCCAAAGATTAATCCTGACAcagtgagaaatgtgatggacATGAAGGCACACATGGGTTCATTTGCAGCTTCTTTAAGGAACAAACCTGTTTGGGTTATGAATGTGGTGCCAGAAGACGGACCTAACACACTGAAAATAATATATGATAGAGGCCTAATAGGCTCAATACACAGCTG GTGTGAAGCCTACTCAACCTACCCGAGAACTTATGATCTACTTCATGCTTGGACCGTCTTCTCTGATGTTGAAAGGAAAGGATGTAGTGCCGTTGACTTGATGATTGAGATGGATCGCATCGTCCGGCCCAAAGGTTTCATCATTGTCCGTGATAAGCCGAGGGTAGTGGGGTACATTAAAAAATACATGAAGGCATTACACTGGGAAGCAGTGGCCAGTGCTGATGCAGACCAAGATGAGGATGATGCAGTGTTGATTATCCAGAAAAAGATTTGGCGTACAAGCGAGAGCGTTAGGGAGTTAGAATAG
- the LOC112168897 gene encoding serine/threonine-protein kinase 19, with translation MAGNISESLKGKKRARESHAEPETADIDHILSLEENLTFSDTLVALRIMREQFPQIDKPIQPFILRSQLYSSVEDRTQVDRDLETLRREKVLRIFKLNTGQDDHAIMFLDDYLCQVDRVVKRLEGEKGRDVLEVFNWFRSHVIDFKLEPSIEHQELCTLLSLGGKVKDEHISLLMNSGLLTRQLIDPNIYWFAIPNIGSVLKGLSQGRKEVLSLLNRRRYKEMMLAPLEKKRLRFSSLDMRFHLRDLIGSGHLKTVQIPTGIVVRVSKD, from the exons ATGGCCGGAAATATTTCAGAATCTTTGAAAGGTAAAAAGCGCGCGCGAGAATCCCACGCCGAACCCGAAACCGCCGATATCGATCATATTCTATCGTTAG AGGAAAATCTTACGTTTAGTGATACATTGGTGGCTCTTCGCATAATGCGAGAACAGTTTCCGCAAATTGACAag CCAATTCAGCCTTTCATTTTGCGGTCACAGTTGTATAGCAGTGTAGAGGACAGGACACAAGTGGACCGGGACCTGGAG ACTCTAAGAAGGGAGAAAGTGTTGCGcatttttaaattaaatacgGGGCAAGATGATCATGCCATAATGTTTTTGGATGACTACCTATGCCAG GTAGACCGAGTTGTGAAAAGATTGGAAGGAGAAAAGGGAAGAGATGTTCTTGAAGTTTTTAATTGGTTCAGATCACACGTTATTGATTTCAAGCTTGAACCTAGTATTGAACACCAAGAACTT TGTACATTATTATCACTTGGAGGAAAGGTTAAAGATGAACACATCTCACTTTTAATGAATTCTGGCCTTCTT ACTCGGCAACTTATTGACCCAAACATTTACTGGTTCGCAATTCCAAATATCGGTTCAGTACTCAAAGGCCTCTCTCAG GGAAGAAAGGAAGTTCTTTCCCTTTTAAACCGCAGGAGATACAAAGAAATGATGTTGGCACCCCTAGAGAAGAAGCGTCTTAGATTCTCTTCACTTGACATGAGATTTCATCTTCGTGATCTGATAGGCTCAGGTCATCTCAAAACTGTCCAAATACCAACAGGTATAGTTGTACGAGTATCAAAAGATTGA